Proteins from a single region of Gimesia sp.:
- the rplO gene encoding 50S ribosomal protein L15, with product MIIDDVHRGIQKNKKRKRVGRGPGSGHGKTSSRGHKGYGSRAGASRRTSFEGGQTPLAMRVAKRGFNNKQFAKKVAVVNVAALEQAFDNGAEITPEILAAKGLAKGRFDQVKILGNGDLSKKLSVTAHLFSASAESKIQAAGGSVSRILS from the coding sequence ATGATTATTGATGACGTTCATCGCGGAATACAAAAGAATAAAAAACGCAAGCGTGTTGGCCGTGGTCCCGGATCGGGGCATGGTAAGACATCGTCTCGCGGTCACAAAGGTTATGGCAGCCGTGCGGGTGCATCCCGTCGTACCAGCTTCGAAGGGGGACAGACCCCGCTGGCAATGCGTGTTGCTAAACGTGGCTTCAACAATAAACAGTTCGCCAAGAAGGTCGCGGTTGTCAACGTAGCTGCTCTCGAGCAGGCCTTCGACAACGGTGCCGAAATTACTCCGGAAATTCTGGCTGCGAAAGGACTGGCTAAAGGTCGGTTCGATCAGGTCAAAATCCTGGGTAACGGCGATCTCAGCAAAAAGCTGAGCGTGACTGCTCACCTGTTCTCCGCATCTGCTGAATCCAAGATTCAGGCAGCCGGTGGTTCCGTCAGTCGGATTTTGTCATAA
- the secY gene encoding preprotein translocase subunit SecY, which produces MLGKLTVLFKIPELRRKILLTLILLAVYRMGFWIALPFIDQAQLSETLQDLQSQQGGLGQVMQVISLFSASNIGQSTIFGLGIMPYISASIIFQLMGTVYPPLERLQKEGEAGRKKINEYTRYATVVICLAQSYFWIHTLAGGLGSGKSLILDGYGGLYYQMVATITMTTGTIFLMWIGEQIDAYGIGNGISLLIMAGILARMPQAGWSLIEPALDKGIALGTDTGIDRLLILALVFVFVVVWVIAITQGQRRIPIQSAKHVRGRRVSGGQRQSLPLRVNQAGVMPIIFASSLLMFPYFVFHWMSSVWTSSTFLSMLDGAFQPMSRGFVYTISYVILIYFFCYFWTAITFNPKDMAENLKDYGSFIPGYRPGARTAAYLEAVMVRITYVGAAFLSLVAIIPTLVSTWLGVDFLVASFYGGTGLLIVVSVVLDLVNKIDSHLVMRNYSGLLESDL; this is translated from the coding sequence ATGCTCGGTAAATTAACTGTACTCTTCAAGATTCCCGAGCTTCGCCGAAAAATTCTGCTGACACTCATCCTGCTGGCAGTTTACCGGATGGGATTCTGGATTGCGCTGCCGTTCATCGATCAGGCACAGCTTTCCGAGACATTGCAGGATCTGCAAAGCCAACAGGGTGGCCTGGGTCAGGTGATGCAGGTGATCTCATTGTTCTCAGCTTCGAATATTGGTCAGAGTACCATCTTCGGTCTGGGCATCATGCCTTACATCTCTGCTTCGATTATTTTCCAGCTGATGGGTACAGTCTATCCACCGCTGGAACGTCTGCAGAAAGAGGGTGAAGCCGGGCGTAAGAAGATTAATGAATATACACGTTATGCAACGGTCGTGATCTGTCTGGCACAGAGTTACTTCTGGATCCATACCCTGGCGGGTGGTCTGGGCTCGGGTAAGAGTCTGATCCTCGACGGGTACGGCGGCCTCTATTACCAGATGGTGGCGACCATCACCATGACCACGGGGACCATCTTCCTGATGTGGATTGGTGAGCAGATCGATGCTTACGGTATCGGAAACGGGATCAGTCTGCTGATTATGGCAGGGATCCTGGCCCGAATGCCGCAGGCAGGCTGGAGTCTGATTGAACCGGCTCTGGATAAAGGGATCGCACTGGGAACCGACACCGGGATTGACCGGTTGCTGATTCTGGCTCTCGTGTTTGTCTTCGTGGTGGTCTGGGTGATTGCAATTACCCAGGGGCAGCGTCGCATTCCGATTCAGAGTGCCAAGCACGTACGGGGGCGTCGGGTTTCCGGCGGTCAACGTCAGTCTCTGCCGCTGCGTGTTAACCAGGCAGGTGTGATGCCGATCATCTTCGCTTCCAGTCTGCTGATGTTCCCTTACTTTGTCTTCCACTGGATGAGCTCAGTGTGGACCAGTTCCACCTTCCTGTCCATGCTGGACGGGGCTTTCCAGCCGATGAGTCGTGGTTTTGTATACACAATCTCTTATGTGATATTGATTTACTTCTTCTGCTACTTCTGGACGGCGATTACCTTTAATCCCAAGGATATGGCAGAAAACCTGAAAGATTACGGTTCGTTCATCCCGGGATATCGTCCTGGTGCCCGGACAGCCGCCTATCTGGAAGCAGTCATGGTTCGTATCACATATGTGGGGGCTGCGTTCCTGTCACTGGTCGCGATTATTCCAACGCTGGTTTCAACCTGGCTGGGTGTCGACTTCCTGGTGGCGAGTTTTTACGGTGGAACCGGATTATTGATTGTGGTTTCTGTAGTGCTGGACCTGGTCAACAAGATTGACAGCCATCTGGTTATGCGAAACTACTCT